A section of the Phaseolus vulgaris cultivar G19833 chromosome 8, P. vulgaris v2.0, whole genome shotgun sequence genome encodes:
- the LOC137825095 gene encoding uncharacterized protein, whose translation MAPYERELCGLLLGAKYDSARLIKDEFHVVSLKKYIDSMSGKDRRLAVLELAKRRAAKGTGSSSSTTEPIEAPPLSVAPAEGPEPGKKRKRLVKASSLVRAAAAASVEEESSGSPLIHRQRKKPVVEGVSSLQPGEIEVVEVEEGSPPPPPSTRPAPEPACPSSPCQQSPPVSLPPTSPPAGQSPGPSAHPAGGASAQNECAPTPLPFSTAHAEHGGSGSRPSNTGANHENFSRVISMKALEKRVKELEHDKESLQCDLEAAQGSVELMRGMVEKARREYLMQVQETIKMEILMGQTVGPLDCKVAELQAENSSLREQSQMVEELQAENASLRQQDSQRVEMLKSAKEATAAAERKLEEAVDTMLGKDKMAKLRSIAKLHNLAEGSQTIPNSVAKAVAAQGKSPPVGPSTAVALPAPKRKKLLPKRAKRKAPRVVSEEEEDESIEDGLVHKRKRATAAEPPAVEGITPDYAENPPSASTPFESAGDVLASNASAAEAIPEQLADMQASSQPATELPASPPRLVTPLAIQPCEGGGENQPSPPPSTPALPAPLQEALKSFTARLNAMVVESLPQIVGERLKDSLSKFEVDNRIHQEEASTARAEADKVKCDMMMQGLEFSRVKNALNEEL comes from the exons atggccccctacgagcgcgagctgtgtgggctgctcctgggggctaagtatgactccgctcgcctcatcaaggatgagtttcatgtggtttccctgaagaaatatatag attcaatgtcagggaaagataggaggttggcggtgttAGAGCTTGCTAAACGCCGAgcggccaaagggactggctcctcctcttccaccactgagccaattgaagcccctccactctcggtcgcgccagctgaaggccccgagccagggaagaaaaggaaaagactggtgaaggcttcttcacTTGTAcgtgctgctgctgctgcctcagtggaagaggaaagctctggctcccccctcattcaccgccagaggaagaaaccagtggttgagggggtctcgtctctccagcctggagagatcgaggtggtggaggtagaggaaggttcaccacctcccCCTCCCTCTACTCGACCTGCCCCAGAGCCCGCATGCCCATCTTCTCCTTGCCAACAATCGCCCCCAGTCTCTCTACCGccaacttcccccccagcaggccaatcgcctggtccatccgctcaccctgctgggggTGCCTCTGCTCAGAACGAGTGTGCCCCGACTCCACTACCATTCTCCACTGCACATGCTGAACATGGTGGGTCCggctcgcgcccaagcaacactggggccaaccatgagaacttcagcagagttatctccatg aaagccctggagaaaagggtgaaggaacttgagcacgacaaggagtcgctGCAATGTGACCTTGAAGCCGCCCAGGGTTCTGTTgagctgatgcgaggcatggtggagaaggccaggaGGGAGTATTTGAtgcaggtccaggagaccatcaagatggagatcttgatggggcagactgttggtCCTCTGGACTGCAAGGTGGCAGAGCTACAGGCTGAGAATTCTTCCTTGCGCGAACAGAGTCAAATGGTGGAggagttacaggctgagaacgcctccctacgccaacaggaTTCTCAGCGGGTGGAGATGCTCAAGTCTGCCAAAGAGGCAACTGCTGCTGCTGAAAggaagcttgaggaggcagtgg ATACAATGTTGGGGAAAGACAAGATGGCCAAGCTGCGCTCCATCGCCAAGCTTCACAACCTGGCGGAGGGCTCCCAAACCATCCCCAATTCTGTTGCAAAAGCCGTCGCTGCCCAAGGCAAATCTCCACCGGTTGGCCCATCCACCGCCGTCGCTCTTCCTGCCCCTAAGCGAAAAAAGCTGCTACCCAAAAGGGCTAAGAGGAAGGCCCCCAGGGTGGTGtcggaggaggaagaggacgaaagCATCGAGGACGGGCTAGTCCACAAGAGGAAAAGGGCGACTGCGGCTGAGCCACCAGCAGTTGAAGGCATCACCCCGGACTACGCCGAGAacccccccagcgcctccacgcccTTCGAGTCCGCTGGGGATGTTCTCgcttcaaacgcctcagctgcTGAAGCAATACCCGAACAGCTTGCAGATATGCAAGCTTCTTCTCAACCTGCAACGGAACTACCTGCCTCACCCCCACGCCTCGTGACTCCCCTCGCCATTCAACCttgcgagggtggtggtgagaatCAACCTTCACCTCCTCCTTCGACTCCAGCCCTTCCAGCTCCTCTTCAGGAAGCCCTGAAGTCCTTCACCGCGCGCCTAAACGCCATGGTTGTCGAGAGTCTTCCTCAAATTGTCGGTGAACGTCTGAAAGATTCCTTGAGCAAGTTCGAAGTTGATAACCGCATCCATCAGGAGGAGGCGAGCACCGCGAGAGCCGAAGCTGACAAAGTCAAATGTGACATGATGATGCAAGGGCTAGAGTTCTCGCGGGTGAAAAATGCTCTCAACGAAGAGCTCTGA
- the LOC137825096 gene encoding uncharacterized protein: protein MADGVLPMDPTEARKVKKNSSRFTLIDGELYRFGFTHPLLVCVHGEKCMRIMAELHEGICGSHIGGRALATRTLRADNGTQFSSHLFKKLCRDVGIQLVFASMEHPQTNGQVESANRVLLRVLKRRLEKVKGSWVEEVPRIV, encoded by the exons aTGGCGGATGGTGTGCTCCCAATGGACCCGACGGAGGCTAGAAAggtaaagaagaactccagtaggttcaccctcatcgatggcgagctgtacaggtttgggtttacacatcCTCTTTTAGTATGTGTACATGGAGAGAAGTGCATGagaattatggctgagctccatgaggggatttgtgggagtcacattGGAGGTCGAGCTTTGGCaacaagaactctccgtgcag acaatgggactcaatTTTCAAGCCACCTGTTTAAGAAGCTGTGTAGGGATGTTGGAATACAGCTGGTGTTTGCTTCTATggagcacccacagacgaatgggcaagtggagtcagccaacCGGGTTTTGTTGAGAGtcttgaagaggaggttggagaaggtCAAAGGGTCTTGGGTTGAAGAAGTTCCCCGTATAGTATAG